Proteins from a genomic interval of Flavobacteriales bacterium:
- a CDS encoding helix-turn-helix transcriptional regulator: protein MTLGEHIMLLRKSKSLSQSALGKIIDTSGDILGRYERNLISPSIDVTVKLADALEVSLDYLVGKTKMVIDNQALKRLEDISQLDQTDKEHLFATIDAFLRDAKTRDAYK, encoded by the coding sequence ATGACACTCGGTGAACACATCATGCTCTTAAGAAAGAGCAAAAGCCTTTCTCAATCAGCTCTCGGTAAAATAATAGATACCTCTGGCGATATTCTTGGACGATACGAACGTAATCTGATTTCTCCTTCTATTGATGTTACAGTTAAGCTGGCTGATGCCTTAGAAGTTTCTTTGGATTACTTGGTTGGCAAAACAAAAATGGTGATAGATAACCAAGCCCTTAAAAGATTAGAAGATATTTCGCAACTAGACCAAACAGACAAAGAACATCTCTTTGCAACTATTGATGCTTTTCTGAGAGATGCTAAAACTAGAGATGCTTACAAATAA